One window of Streptomyces sp. SUK 48 genomic DNA carries:
- a CDS encoding MBL fold metallo-hydrolase: protein MDVIELLPRLHLLRFPVGQAYLWRDGEELTLIDAGTIGAGPVIAGAIRALGRAPEDVRRVVLTHFHEDHVGGAGEFAALSGAAVLAHRLDAPFVRGAAPGPAPRLAEWELPIRAEVAGRLPEGTPLPPPSVTEVTDGEVLGFGGGAQVVHVPGHTDGSIALFLPAEGVLFTGDTVAALPAEGVLSPGDPVAAPAEHTLIPGVFNLDRDRLLASVRRLAGLGAEVACFGHGDPVLRGAAAALRGAAAM, encoded by the coding sequence ATGGACGTGATCGAGCTGCTCCCCCGGTTGCATCTGCTGCGCTTCCCGGTCGGCCAGGCGTATCTCTGGCGGGACGGCGAGGAGTTGACGCTGATCGACGCGGGGACGATCGGGGCGGGGCCGGTGATCGCCGGGGCGATCAGGGCGCTGGGCCGCGCACCCGAGGACGTACGGCGCGTCGTGCTGACCCACTTCCACGAGGACCATGTGGGCGGGGCGGGCGAGTTCGCCGCACTGAGCGGGGCCGCGGTACTGGCCCATCGCCTGGACGCGCCCTTCGTACGGGGTGCGGCGCCGGGCCCGGCCCCGCGGCTCGCCGAGTGGGAGCTGCCGATCCGGGCCGAGGTCGCCGGGCGGCTGCCCGAGGGCACCCCGCTGCCCCCGCCGTCCGTCACGGAGGTGACCGACGGCGAGGTGCTCGGCTTCGGCGGCGGGGCACAGGTGGTGCACGTCCCCGGGCACACGGACGGCAGCATCGCGCTCTTCCTGCCCGCCGAGGGCGTGCTGTTCACCGGGGACACCGTGGCGGCACTGCCCGCCGAGGGTGTGCTGTCCCCCGGGGACCCGGTTGCCGCTCCCGCCGAACACACGCTGATCCCGGGCGTGTTCAATCTCGACAGGGACCGGCTCCTCGCCTCCGTACGGCGGTTGGCCGGCCTCGGCGCCGAGGTGGCGTGCTTCGGCCACGGCGACCCGGTGCTGCGGGGCGCCGCCGCGGCACTGCGCGGGGCCGCCGCGATGTGA
- a CDS encoding dipeptidase produces MSSNPVAETVASLMPRAKAELAELVAFRSVADFEQFPKSESEAAAHWIADALGAEGFVDIALLDTPDGTQSVYGYLPGPEGAKTVLLYAHYDVQPPLDEAGWATPPFELTERDGRWYGRGSADCKGGVIMHLLALRALKANGGVPVHVKIIVEGSEEQGTGGLERYAEQHPEVLAADTIVIGDAGNFRVGLPTVTTILRGMTLVRVGVETLAGNLHSGQFGGAAPDALAALIRVLDSLRAADGSTTVDGLDASAEWDGLEYTEEQFRSDAKVLDGVGLTGSGSVADRLWARPAVTVLGIDCPPVVGATPSVHAGARALVSLRVPPGVDATEATKLLQAHLETHVPWGARVTVDQVGQGQPFRADVSSPAYQAMADAMAVAYPGETMQYAGQGGSIPLCNTLAGLYPDAEILLIGLSEPEAQIHALNESVSPQELERLSVAEALFLRNYAG; encoded by the coding sequence ATGTCGTCGAATCCGGTCGCCGAGACCGTCGCCTCTCTGATGCCCCGGGCCAAGGCGGAGCTGGCCGAGCTCGTCGCCTTCCGGTCCGTGGCGGACTTCGAGCAGTTCCCGAAGAGCGAGAGCGAGGCCGCCGCGCACTGGATCGCCGACGCGCTGGGCGCCGAGGGATTCGTCGACATCGCCCTGCTCGACACCCCCGACGGCACCCAGTCGGTGTACGGCTACCTGCCGGGCCCGGAGGGCGCCAAAACGGTTCTGCTGTACGCCCACTACGACGTGCAGCCGCCGCTGGACGAGGCCGGCTGGGCGACTCCGCCGTTCGAGCTGACCGAGCGCGACGGACGCTGGTACGGCCGGGGCAGCGCGGACTGCAAAGGCGGTGTGATCATGCACCTGCTCGCCCTGCGCGCCCTGAAGGCGAACGGCGGCGTCCCGGTGCACGTCAAGATCATCGTGGAGGGCTCCGAGGAGCAGGGCACGGGCGGCCTGGAGCGGTACGCCGAGCAGCACCCCGAGGTGCTGGCCGCGGACACCATCGTCATCGGCGACGCGGGCAACTTCCGGGTGGGCCTGCCGACGGTGACCACGATCCTGCGCGGCATGACGCTGGTCCGGGTGGGTGTCGAGACCCTCGCCGGCAATCTGCACTCCGGCCAGTTCGGCGGCGCCGCCCCGGACGCGCTGGCCGCGCTGATCCGGGTGCTGGACTCGCTGCGCGCGGCGGACGGCTCCACCACGGTGGACGGTCTGGACGCGTCGGCCGAGTGGGACGGTCTGGAGTACACCGAGGAGCAGTTCCGCTCCGACGCCAAGGTGCTGGACGGCGTGGGCCTGACCGGCTCCGGCTCGGTCGCCGACCGTCTGTGGGCCCGTCCCGCCGTCACCGTGCTCGGCATCGACTGCCCGCCGGTCGTCGGCGCCACCCCCTCGGTGCACGCCGGGGCCCGCGCGCTGGTCAGCCTGCGGGTGCCGCCGGGCGTGGACGCGACGGAGGCGACCAAGCTGCTCCAGGCCCACCTGGAGACGCACGTCCCGTGGGGCGCCCGGGTGACCGTGGACCAGGTCGGCCAGGGCCAGCCGTTCCGCGCCGACGTCTCCAGCCCCGCCTACCAGGCGATGGCCGACGCGATGGCCGTCGCCTACCCGGGCGAGACCATGCAGTACGCCGGCCAGGGCGGCTCCATCCCGCTGTGCAACACCCTCGCCGGCCTCTACCCGGACGCCGAGATCCTGCTGATCGGCCTCAGCGAGCCGGAGGCCCAGATCCACGCCCTGAACGAGAGCGTCTCGCCGCAGGAACTGGAGCGCCTGTCGGTGGCGGAGGCGCTGTTCCTGCGGAACTACGCGGGCTGA
- a CDS encoding geranylgeranyl reductase family protein, with protein sequence MSGENSSADDVQRVWDVVVVGAGPAGASAAYAAAVAGRRVLLLEKAELPRYKTCGGGIIGPSRDCLPPGFELPLRDRVHAVTFSHNGRFTRTRRSRQMLFGLINRPEFDQQLVEHAQRAGAELRTGVTVQRVEQHGSAVPDRRTVAVVLQGGETVLARAVVGADGSASRIGAHVGVKMAQVDLGLEAEIPVPESVAEDWKGRVLIDWGPMPGSYGWVFPKGDTLTVGVISARGQGAATKRYLEDFVARLGLAGFEPAVSSGHLTRCRADDSPLSRGRVLVCGDAAGLLEPWTREGISFALRSGRLAGEWAVRIAEAHDAVDTRRQALNYAFAIKAGLGVEMGVGRRLLAAFERRPGLFHAALTGFRPAWNAFRNITRGATSLGELVRSHPLAQRALTALDPGPAQAADTEEPAKSEEEPVTS encoded by the coding sequence GTGAGCGGCGAGAACTCTTCGGCGGACGACGTGCAGCGAGTGTGGGACGTCGTCGTGGTGGGCGCGGGACCCGCGGGGGCGTCGGCCGCCTACGCGGCGGCGGTCGCGGGGCGGCGCGTCCTGTTGCTGGAGAAGGCCGAGTTGCCCCGGTACAAAACCTGCGGCGGCGGCATCATCGGCCCTTCCCGTGACTGTCTGCCACCGGGCTTCGAACTGCCCCTGCGGGACCGGGTGCATGCGGTCACCTTCTCCCACAACGGGCGCTTCACCCGCACCCGCCGTTCCCGGCAGATGCTGTTCGGGCTGATCAACCGGCCCGAGTTCGACCAGCAGCTGGTCGAGCACGCCCAGCGGGCGGGCGCCGAGCTGCGGACGGGCGTCACCGTGCAGCGCGTCGAGCAGCACGGCTCGGCGGTCCCCGACCGGCGTACGGTCGCCGTCGTCCTCCAGGGCGGCGAGACGGTCCTGGCCCGCGCGGTCGTCGGAGCCGACGGCAGCGCCAGCCGGATAGGCGCCCATGTGGGGGTGAAGATGGCCCAGGTGGACCTCGGTCTCGAAGCGGAGATCCCGGTCCCCGAGTCGGTCGCCGAGGACTGGAAGGGCCGGGTGCTCATCGACTGGGGCCCCATGCCCGGCAGCTACGGCTGGGTGTTCCCCAAGGGCGACACGCTGACGGTCGGGGTGATCTCCGCCCGCGGTCAGGGCGCGGCGACCAAGCGCTACCTGGAGGACTTCGTGGCCCGGCTGGGCCTCGCCGGCTTCGAACCGGCGGTCTCCTCCGGGCACTTGACCCGCTGCCGGGCCGATGACTCGCCGCTCTCCCGCGGCCGGGTCCTGGTCTGCGGCGACGCGGCCGGACTCCTGGAGCCCTGGACCCGCGAGGGCATCTCCTTCGCGCTGCGCTCGGGCCGGCTGGCCGGCGAGTGGGCGGTGCGCATAGCGGAGGCGCACGACGCCGTGGACACCCGCCGCCAGGCCCTGAACTACGCCTTCGCCATCAAGGCGGGGCTCGGCGTCGAGATGGGCGTCGGCCGGCGCCTGCTCGCGGCGTTCGAGCGGCGGCCCGGCCTCTTCCACGCCGCCCTCACCGGCTTCCGCCCGGCCTGGAACGCGTTCCGCAACATCACCCGGGGCGCCACCTCCCTCGGCGAGCTGGTCCGCTCCCACCCGCTCGCCCAGCGCGCCCTGACCGCGCTGGACCCGGGCCCGGCACAGGCGGCGGACACCGAGGAGCCCGCCAAGTCCGAGGAGGAGCCGGTCACTTCGTGA
- a CDS encoding nitroreductase family deazaflavin-dependent oxidoreductase: protein MSSSAPYYLKSSPLNVRLNSVIGWLARHGLSLAGSAELSVRGRKSGAMQRVPVNPHTYEGAQYLVSARGHSQWVRNMRAANGGELRVGRKVRMFTAVELPDAEKLPVLRTYLEKWGWQVDQYFAGVTAASTDEEITACAGDHPVFRITVTK, encoded by the coding sequence ATGTCGTCGTCCGCGCCGTACTACCTCAAGAGCAGCCCGCTGAACGTGCGGCTGAACAGCGTGATCGGCTGGCTCGCCCGGCACGGGCTCAGCCTCGCGGGCTCCGCCGAGCTGTCCGTGCGGGGCCGCAAGAGCGGCGCGATGCAGCGCGTCCCGGTCAATCCGCACACCTACGAGGGCGCGCAGTACCTGGTCTCGGCGCGCGGCCACTCGCAGTGGGTGCGCAACATGCGGGCGGCGAACGGCGGTGAGCTGCGCGTCGGGCGCAAGGTGCGCATGTTCACCGCGGTGGAGCTTCCCGACGCCGAGAAGCTCCCCGTGCTGCGGACCTATCTGGAGAAGTGGGGCTGGCAGGTCGACCAGTACTTCGCCGGGGTGACCGCCGCCTCCACCGACGAGGAGATCACCGCATGCGCCGGCGACCACCCCGTCTTCCGGATCACCGTCACGAAGTGA
- a CDS encoding TetR/AcrR family transcriptional regulator, producing the protein MSTAQGARERARSEVTAAIKEEARRQLAAEGAAKLSLRAVARELGMVSSALYRYFPSRDELLTALITDAYDALGAAAEQARDAAGEAAPVARFTAVCEAIRTWALAHPHEYALIYGSPVPGYAAPETTVPAAARTGMVLLGIFRDAREGPGLAELPLPAELRPEAERLAAALAPDLPPEMAAALVAVWAQLFGLVSFELFGQFNNVIEDRERFFRHAVTALARGAGLR; encoded by the coding sequence ATGAGCACCGCACAGGGAGCCCGCGAACGGGCCAGGAGCGAGGTAACCGCGGCCATCAAGGAAGAGGCCCGCAGGCAGCTGGCGGCCGAGGGCGCGGCCAAGCTGTCCCTGCGCGCCGTCGCCCGCGAGCTGGGCATGGTCTCCTCCGCGCTCTACCGCTACTTCCCCAGCCGCGACGAGCTGCTGACGGCCCTGATCACCGACGCGTACGACGCCCTGGGCGCGGCCGCGGAGCAGGCGCGGGACGCCGCGGGCGAGGCCGCCCCCGTGGCCCGCTTCACCGCGGTGTGCGAGGCGATACGGACCTGGGCGCTCGCCCATCCGCACGAGTACGCGCTGATCTACGGCTCGCCCGTACCCGGCTACGCCGCCCCCGAGACCACCGTCCCGGCCGCCGCCCGCACCGGCATGGTCCTCCTCGGCATCTTCCGCGACGCCCGCGAGGGCCCCGGCCTCGCCGAACTCCCGCTGCCCGCCGAACTGCGCCCCGAGGCAGAGCGGTTGGCCGCGGCCCTCGCCCCGGACCTGCCCCCCGAGATGGCCGCCGCCCTGGTCGCCGTCTGGGCGCAGCTGTTCGGACTGGTGAGCTTCGAACTGTTCGGCCAGTTCAACAACGTGATCGAGGACCGGGAGCGGTTCTTCCGGCACGCGGTGACGGCACTGGCGCGCGGGGCCGGGCTGCGTTAG
- a CDS encoding MarR family transcriptional regulator, with translation MTSTTDERALVARWRGILALHARTQCELDRTLGTHGLCASDFEVLDLLAERRGPHGCAYRVQEISERVHLTQSALSRLIGRLEKEGLVERGACAEDRRGVRVALTPKGRALHAEVRPVQRAVLTRMLTEEAGLTEPASSR, from the coding sequence ATGACGTCGACGACGGACGAGCGGGCACTCGTGGCGCGGTGGCGGGGCATCCTGGCCCTGCATGCCCGCACCCAGTGCGAACTGGACCGGACCCTGGGCACCCACGGTCTGTGCGCCAGCGACTTCGAGGTCCTGGACCTGCTGGCCGAGCGCCGGGGCCCGCACGGCTGCGCCTACCGTGTCCAGGAGATCTCCGAGCGCGTCCATCTCACCCAGAGCGCGCTCTCCCGGCTCATCGGCCGCCTGGAGAAGGAGGGTCTGGTCGAACGGGGTGCCTGCGCGGAGGACCGCCGGGGCGTCCGGGTGGCCCTCACCCCGAAGGGCCGCGCGCTGCACGCCGAGGTGCGGCCGGTGCAACGCGCGGTACTGACACGGATGTTGACGGAAGAGGCGGGGCTGACGGAGCCGGCCTCCTCCCGCTGA
- a CDS encoding maleylpyruvate isomerase family mycothiol-dependent enzyme, which translates to MQTVDFLHALDREGRSLAAAAEQAGTDTKVPTCPEWQVRDLLRHIGAVHRWATGFVAEGHTAHQPIGEAPDLTGAELVAWYRDSHRLLVDTLSAAPADLECWTFFPLSRSPLEFWARRQAHETTVHRYDAEAARGSAPSPIATDLAADGIDELLRGFHARSRSRVRTAEPKALRVRATDAGQDAVWTVRLGPDGPPVTSRQADGDADAELCGPADQLYLALWNRAPVPEVSGDRSLAELWQETSGI; encoded by the coding sequence ATGCAGACCGTCGATTTCCTCCATGCCCTCGATCGCGAGGGTCGCTCGCTCGCCGCGGCCGCCGAGCAGGCCGGCACCGACACCAAGGTGCCGACCTGCCCCGAGTGGCAGGTGCGGGACCTGCTGCGGCACATCGGCGCGGTCCACCGGTGGGCCACGGGCTTCGTCGCCGAGGGGCACACCGCGCACCAGCCGATCGGCGAGGCGCCGGACCTCACCGGCGCCGAACTGGTGGCCTGGTACCGGGACAGCCACCGCCTGCTGGTCGACACCCTGTCCGCCGCCCCCGCCGACCTGGAGTGCTGGACCTTCTTCCCGCTGTCCCGCTCGCCCCTGGAGTTCTGGGCGCGGCGGCAGGCGCACGAGACGACCGTGCACCGGTACGACGCCGAGGCCGCCCGGGGCAGTGCGCCCTCCCCCATCGCCACGGACCTCGCGGCCGACGGCATCGACGAGTTGCTGCGCGGCTTCCACGCGCGGTCCAGGAGCCGGGTGCGTACGGCGGAGCCGAAGGCGCTGCGGGTACGGGCGACGGACGCGGGACAGGACGCGGTGTGGACCGTACGGCTCGGGCCGGACGGACCGCCGGTGACGTCGCGTCAGGCGGACGGGGACGCCGATGCCGAACTCTGCGGCCCGGCGGACCAGTTGTATCTGGCGCTGTGGAACCGGGCGCCCGTCCCGGAGGTCTCCGGCGACCGGTCCCTCGCCGAGCTGTGGCAGGAGACCTCGGGCATCTGA
- the trpS gene encoding tryptophan--tRNA ligase, with the protein MNPHPQAVPSEAPAAPEAPAAAPDALGTYAARARSAELERLIAEDPGQFRMLTGDRPTGRLHLGHYFGTLRNRVRLQNLGVELFVIIADYQVLTDRDVADDLQSHVDELVLDHLAIGVDPERSTIFTHSAVPALNQLMLPFLSLVSVAELNRNPTVKDEIAHSRQSAVSGLMFTYPVHQAADILFCKANLVPVGQDQLPHLEITRTVARRFNERYGHGTWVFPRPEALLSEVPLLLGTDGTKMSKSRGNSLVLAATADETARLLKGAKTDSERRITYDPATRPEVSSLLLLAALCQGRTPEEVASDIGAAGAAALKKTVTEAVNEYLAPIRARRAEYARDRGELRRVLRAGNERANAVAEATLAEVRAAMNSDY; encoded by the coding sequence ATGAATCCCCACCCGCAGGCCGTGCCGTCCGAGGCCCCGGCCGCCCCCGAGGCCCCGGCCGCCGCCCCCGACGCGCTCGGCACCTACGCCGCGCGGGCCCGCAGCGCGGAGCTGGAGCGGCTGATCGCCGAGGACCCCGGGCAGTTCCGGATGCTGACCGGCGACCGGCCCACCGGAAGGCTGCACCTCGGCCACTACTTCGGCACCCTGCGCAACCGGGTCCGGCTCCAGAACCTCGGCGTGGAGCTGTTCGTGATCATCGCGGACTACCAGGTGCTGACCGACCGCGACGTCGCCGACGACCTCCAGTCGCACGTCGACGAGCTGGTCCTCGACCACCTCGCCATCGGCGTGGACCCGGAGCGCAGCACCATCTTCACGCACAGCGCGGTCCCCGCCCTCAACCAGCTGATGCTGCCCTTCCTCAGCCTGGTCTCCGTCGCCGAGCTGAACCGCAACCCCACGGTCAAGGACGAGATCGCGCACTCCCGCCAGTCCGCCGTCAGCGGGCTGATGTTCACCTATCCCGTGCACCAGGCCGCCGACATCCTCTTCTGCAAGGCCAACCTGGTCCCGGTCGGCCAGGACCAGCTCCCCCACCTGGAGATCACCCGGACCGTCGCCCGCCGCTTCAACGAGCGCTACGGCCACGGCACTTGGGTGTTCCCCCGGCCCGAGGCCCTGCTGTCGGAGGTGCCGCTGCTGCTGGGCACCGACGGCACCAAGATGAGCAAGAGCCGGGGCAACTCCCTCGTCCTGGCCGCCACCGCCGACGAGACGGCGCGGCTGCTCAAGGGCGCGAAGACCGACTCCGAGCGCCGCATCACCTACGACCCGGCCACCCGCCCGGAGGTCTCCTCGCTGCTTCTGCTGGCCGCGCTGTGCCAGGGCCGGACCCCCGAGGAGGTCGCCTCCGACATCGGCGCCGCGGGCGCGGCGGCGCTGAAGAAGACCGTGACCGAGGCGGTCAACGAGTACCTGGCCCCGATCCGGGCCCGCCGCGCCGAGTACGCCCGGGACCGCGGCGAGCTGCGCCGCGTCCTGCGCGCGGGCAACGAGCGGGCCAACGCCGTGGCCGAGGCGACGCTCGCGGAGGTGCGGGCCGCGATGAACAGCGACTACTGA
- a CDS encoding MFS transporter translates to MPGRELVGLRVAITAFFALDGFIFSGWVVRIPDIKHQTHASAGALGLALLGVSAGAVLTMMLTGQLCRRYGSHPVTVVWMVVLALSVALPPLTHSALALGAVLLIFGAAYGGVNVAFNAAAVELVAAVRRPIMPSFHAAFSLGGMVGAGVGGLVAGFLSPTRHLLGITVLGLLVTAVAGRSLLRHEPPAPPLDDRGRTAPAAAGAGRAPRVAGRWLVVGFGLVALCDAYGEGAMADWGALHLQQDLTASAGTAAAGYACFALAMTAGRLSGTALLGRLGRARTVIAGGSVAAAGMLLGSLAPSLWMALAGFAITGLGLANIFPVAIERAGALAGASGVAIASTLGYGGMLLGPPMIGFMTDWFSLPTALTTVAALAAVAALIGVATRRALNG, encoded by the coding sequence GTGCCGGGCCGGGAACTCGTCGGGCTGCGGGTCGCGATCACCGCGTTCTTCGCGCTGGACGGGTTCATATTCTCCGGATGGGTGGTGCGGATCCCAGACATCAAGCACCAGACCCATGCCTCCGCCGGAGCCCTCGGGCTCGCGCTGCTCGGGGTGTCCGCCGGGGCCGTGCTGACCATGATGCTGACCGGGCAGCTGTGCCGCCGCTACGGCAGCCATCCGGTGACCGTGGTCTGGATGGTCGTCCTCGCCCTCAGCGTCGCCCTCCCCCCGCTCACCCATTCCGCGCTCGCGCTCGGCGCCGTACTCCTCATCTTCGGCGCGGCGTATGGAGGCGTGAACGTCGCTTTCAACGCCGCCGCCGTCGAGCTCGTCGCCGCCGTACGACGGCCGATCATGCCCAGTTTCCACGCCGCGTTCAGCCTCGGCGGGATGGTCGGCGCGGGTGTCGGCGGGCTGGTCGCCGGGTTCCTCTCCCCCACCCGCCATCTGCTCGGGATCACCGTGCTCGGGCTGCTCGTGACCGCCGTCGCCGGGCGCAGCCTGCTGCGGCACGAGCCTCCGGCGCCGCCTCTGGACGACCGGGGGCGCACGGCGCCCGCGGCGGCCGGCGCGGGGCGGGCGCCCCGCGTCGCCGGGCGCTGGCTCGTCGTCGGATTCGGGCTGGTCGCGCTGTGCGACGCGTACGGCGAGGGCGCCATGGCCGACTGGGGCGCGCTGCATCTCCAGCAGGACCTGACGGCGTCCGCGGGGACGGCGGCCGCCGGGTACGCCTGCTTCGCGCTCGCCATGACCGCCGGGCGGCTGTCGGGCACGGCGTTGCTGGGCCGCCTCGGCCGGGCCCGCACGGTGATCGCCGGCGGCTCGGTCGCGGCGGCGGGCATGCTGCTCGGCTCGCTCGCGCCGTCGCTCTGGATGGCGCTGGCCGGCTTCGCGATCACCGGGCTCGGCCTTGCCAACATCTTCCCGGTCGCCATCGAGCGGGCGGGCGCGCTGGCCGGGGCGTCCGGCGTCGCGATCGCCTCCACCCTCGGGTACGGCGGCATGCTCCTCGGGCCGCCCATGATCGGCTTCATGACCGACTGGTTCTCCCTGCCCACCGCGCTCACCACCGTCGCCGCGCTGGCCGCCGTGGCCGCCCTGATCGGGGTGGCGACGCGCCGGGCCCTGAACGGCTGA
- a CDS encoding methyltransferase domain-containing protein, whose product MTLTGVEGARSELGRSLLERKHLSADWLPAFAAVPRSAFLPPVVWPFDMGTGTTVVVDQRDEPDLWSSYANADVPLVTQWDDGSSDGHGSVPTSSASMPSVVFRMLSALEVEPGHRVLEVGTGTGWNAGLLVHRLGAGNVVSIEIDPRVADAARDRLAAQQLLGAVLTRDGEDGDETGAPYDRIIATAGVRQIPPAWLRDAPGGMILAPWGTHFGNEEALVRLRVSEDGGIAEGRFLGPVEFMRLRGQRSSFAGHDAYVPNGVAGADRGTTTVTEEQLLGGGDRFAARRFAVGLLVRNCSQQVADKRDGTRPVWFYGLTDRSWACVLFQDGHAEATVWQSGPRRLWDEVATALAWWRAAGEPGYERLGLTVTAHGRCAWLDRPADSWQL is encoded by the coding sequence ATGACGCTCACTGGAGTCGAGGGGGCGCGGTCCGAGCTGGGCCGCTCGCTCCTGGAACGCAAGCACCTGTCCGCCGACTGGCTCCCGGCGTTCGCCGCGGTGCCCCGGTCGGCCTTCCTGCCACCCGTGGTCTGGCCCTTCGACATGGGCACCGGCACCACTGTCGTCGTGGACCAGCGTGACGAGCCGGACCTCTGGTCGTCGTACGCCAACGCGGACGTCCCTCTCGTCACCCAGTGGGACGACGGCTCAAGCGACGGGCACGGCAGCGTGCCCACCTCGTCAGCGTCCATGCCGTCGGTCGTCTTCCGCATGCTGTCGGCCCTGGAGGTCGAGCCCGGACACCGCGTCCTGGAGGTCGGCACCGGGACCGGATGGAACGCGGGGCTCCTGGTCCACCGCCTCGGCGCGGGGAACGTCGTCAGCATCGAGATCGATCCGCGTGTGGCCGATGCGGCGCGTGACCGTCTGGCGGCCCAGCAACTGCTCGGGGCCGTCCTGACCCGGGACGGCGAGGACGGCGACGAGACGGGAGCGCCGTACGACCGGATCATCGCCACGGCCGGGGTCCGCCAAATTCCGCCCGCGTGGCTCCGGGACGCCCCCGGCGGGATGATCCTCGCCCCGTGGGGAACGCACTTCGGCAACGAGGAAGCGCTCGTACGGCTCCGCGTGTCCGAGGACGGCGGCATCGCCGAGGGCCGTTTCCTGGGGCCGGTCGAGTTCATGAGGTTACGCGGCCAGCGCTCCTCGTTCGCCGGGCATGACGCCTACGTGCCGAACGGGGTGGCCGGCGCCGACCGCGGCACCACGACCGTCACCGAGGAGCAACTGCTCGGCGGAGGCGACCGGTTCGCAGCCCGGCGGTTCGCCGTGGGGCTGCTGGTGCGCAACTGCTCCCAGCAGGTGGCGGACAAGCGGGACGGCACGCGGCCGGTGTGGTTCTACGGGCTGACGGACCGGTCCTGGGCCTGCGTCCTGTTCCAGGACGGCCACGCGGAGGCCACGGTGTGGCAGTCCGGGCCCCGGCGGCTGTGGGACGAGGTGGCGACGGCACTCGCCTGGTGGCGGGCCGCCGGAGAGCCGGGCTACGAGCGCCTCGGGCTCACCGTCACCGCGCACGGCCGATGTGCCTGGCTGGACCGCCCGGCGGATTCCTGGCAGCTCTGA
- a CDS encoding DUF6415 family natural product biosynthesis protein has product MSAPAKQTAGTAPVDTITMRETVARALGSEGETDAPPPTPENLDILIGQLRGHLELLIPEVEQMLARLPKDGTARYCAGACAGEARGKLQARPAPRADGELEYARRLARVLRALLDHFEGNAIPSS; this is encoded by the coding sequence ATGAGCGCCCCCGCGAAGCAAACCGCCGGCACGGCGCCCGTGGACACCATCACCATGCGCGAGACCGTCGCCCGAGCGCTCGGGTCCGAAGGCGAGACCGACGCGCCGCCGCCGACGCCCGAGAACCTCGACATCCTCATCGGCCAACTGCGCGGCCACCTGGAGCTGCTCATCCCCGAGGTGGAGCAGATGCTCGCCCGGCTGCCGAAGGACGGCACCGCCCGGTACTGCGCGGGCGCCTGCGCTGGAGAGGCCCGCGGCAAGCTCCAGGCCCGGCCGGCGCCCCGCGCCGACGGCGAGCTGGAGTACGCCCGACGTCTGGCGCGCGTCCTGCGGGCGCTCCTCGACCACTTCGAGGGCAACGCGATCCCGTCGTCGTGA